One segment of Scyliorhinus torazame isolate Kashiwa2021f chromosome 14, sScyTor2.1, whole genome shotgun sequence DNA contains the following:
- the st6gal1 gene encoding beta-galactoside alpha-2,6-sialyltransferase 1 isoform X3 yields the protein MPNYLVLCVISRRELKFHDQDLYRTGVLLAWDPAPYSANLTEWFKHPDYNFFDHYKRYRKSNPNQPFYIINPKMQWQLWDILQENTAEEIQRNPPSSGLMGILLMMTFCDQTDVYEFLPSKRKTDLCHYYERFQDQACTMGAYHPLMFEKNLVKRINQGPDEEIYLKGKVTLPGFRTFECPET from the exons GTCATCTCAAGACGAGAGCTCAAGTTTCATGATCAAGATTTATACAGAACAGGTGTCTTATTAGCATGGGATCCAGCACCGTACTCAGCTAATCTTACTGAG TGGTTCAAGCATCCAGACTATAATTTCTTTGATCATTACAAAAGGTATCGTAAAAGTAATCCAAACCAGCCCTTCTACATAATAAACCCCAAGATGCAGTGGCAACTTTGGGACATCTTGCAGGAGAACACAGCTGAAGAAATCCAACGCAACCCTCCCTCCTCTGGTTTGATGG GTATCCTATTGATGATGACCTTTTGTGACCAAACGGATGTTTATGAGTTTCTGCCCTCAAAGAGAAAAACAGATCTCTGCCATTATTATGAAAGGTTCCAAGACCAGGCCTGTACAATGGGCGCTTATCACCCATTGATGTTTGAAAAAAATCTGGTGAAACGTATAAACCAGGGTCCAGATGAGGAGATCTATTTAAAAGGCAAAGTGACGTTACCCGGATTCAGAACATTTGAGTGTCCTGAGACATGA